In Plasmodium vivax scf_6797 genomic scaffold, whole genome shotgun sequence, a genomic segment contains:
- a CDS encoding variable surface protein Vir7, putative (encoded by transcript PVX_023685A) has product MKALCYVYNESASSSFDKNICDYLYYWLSDIIVTHLKNKSLYIQILAMLYDVLYNNKGERICNKIDYKINENGIKKFKLIFDYSQDYNTYMTQLTQDNHKCTENYKDYLQKYVDSYNELKSECGRYDNSYNYCGNFKTYISNKDPIHLSTWIRKLEVTKEQTKEDSIGDEGHIPLQPTLTAGPGTEGQPRLSGAQSDSXSTELGIIAXPXNDPPTXITSKSITAVASTAGFLVPSFLMYKFTPAGTWINKLLGRAXNJNHIPLRDSGIXDQFPDSGRFNTENXXFNISYSPX; this is encoded by the exons atgaaagCATTATGTTATGTTTATAATGAAAGTGCAAGCTCTAGCTtcgataaaaatatttgtgacTACTTGTACTATTGGTTAAGCGATATTATAGTAAcacacttaaaaaataaatcattatatatacaaatcCTTGCCATGCTTTATGATGttctatataataataaaggcgaacgtatatgtaataaaattgattataaaattaatgaaaatggcattaaaaaatttaagttaATTTTTGATTATTCACAAGATTATAATACCTACATGACACAACTTACTCAAGATAACCATAAATGCACcgaaaattataaagattACCTTCAAAAATATGTCGATTCATATAATGAGTTAAAAAGTGAATGCGGAAGATATGATAATTCTTATAATTATTGTggtaattttaaaacatatatttctAATAAGGATCCTATACATTTATCTACATGGATACGTAAGTTAGAGGTAACTAAAGAACAAACAAAAGAAGATAGTATTGGAGATGAAGGGCATATACCATTACAACCAACATTAACGGCAGGACCAGGTACTGAAGGACAACCTAGACTTTCAGGTGCTCAATCAGATAGTAGMTCAACTGAATTGGGTATTATTGCAKCACCCTYRAATGACCCTCCCACACMTATAACWTCTAAAAGTATCACTGCCGTTGCTTCGACTGCTGGATTTTTagttccttcttttctaatGTACAAA TTTACWCCAGCTGGTACCTGgataaacaaattattagGGAGGGCAYCAAACWTAAAYCATATTCCTTTAAGAGATTCTGGAATTATRGATCAATTTCCCGATTCTGGGCGCTTCAATACAGAGAATGRTGSatttaatatttcatatagTCCAKAATAA